The Fibrobacter sp. UWT2 DNA segment ACAATTTATTTACGGTCTTGAAGAAAAAATCAAATACATTACCGCTCCATTCTCCCGAGCTTGAAACAAAGCGGTCCGACCATCTTGTCGTTTCATCAAAATGCTCCTGATAATCCAGGAAATAAAGCGGGTACTCATACACGATTTCCGACTCGTACCCGAACATCAACAAGCCAGCTGCAGTCGGGTAAACCATTCCATCGTCTTGGTTTATTCTTGCGGCACCTATCTTTTTCAGGAATTCTATATCGGGAAGATAATTCCAAACATGACCATCGTGAGACAAACGAAACCTTTGCCTGTAGTGGGTGATAGTTTCTTTGCTAAGTGAATCTAGGTCAACTTCTTTTACGATTTTACAATCTTGGCTTATATGGCCGGCATCGCGGTAAAGAGAGCCTACTTCTTCCCTTGAACAAAGGTAATCGCCTTCGCCGTTTCGCCTAAACGTCCCTGTAAACATATCCGTTCCCTTGAAAACAGGGCGATATATTCGATCGGCTCTAGGAACAGTAATCCAGAAAACTTTCTTTCCGTTAATATCCTTTATTTCAACATTATTGTTACCTAGGATATTAATGTTTACGACATTTTTATTGTTCACATTATCCCAAAACAATTTTTCCATACGCTCAGGATTCTCTACGCCTTCTATGGTAAACGTGTGATCCCTATTTTCCTTTACACCGAGGAGAATCAGACCCCCATCGGTATTTGCAAACGAGGAATAGGTTTCCCAAAGACTTTTGGGGAAACCGCCCTTGGCAAGCTTAGCTTCGAAGCGATTGCCTTCTCTGAACGAGTCGATATTGAAGTCTTTTAATAAATCTCCCATCGTATTCTCCATTGCGAGATTACACGGCAAACGCGCAAACACGCCGAAAGAACGGCGCACCTTGCACAGTTATGTTTTTATTATGGGGATGATCTTGTAATCCTGTTGGCGGGGGCTTTCCCCGGCTAAATTCTAACCCAACAGGACCATCAAGAAGGTTGATGGGCCCCGCCGCGAATGCACGTACGGACCGAATGGTCTATGTCGACTGTCGCGGGGATTATCGAATTACATTTGTAATATAAATAAACTGGTTGGCGCTGTCAAGGTGGGGAGATAGGCTTTCAACAGCTTCTTTCAGGACTGAATTTAATACCAAATATAGTCTTTCTTAGTCAAGAAGGGCAAGCTATTTTCAAAAAAGGGGGAAGCCTCCCCCTGTCTGCAGCCCCGCTTCACCGGGTCTTCCGCCATCCCCTCGCCTAAGGGCGATGCCCTTAAGAACCCTGGAATTAAACAAAATGCGGACGAAAATTTCGATCGCAAAATTAATGTCGGAATAAATTTTCCTCCCTATATGTCATTATTTGTCGCAGTTGGAGATTATATTTCATATAGATAAGGAGGTCATCATGGGCATAAAAGTCATCCACGTGGACAGAGAAAACTTCAAGACGATCTACAAACTGCAAGTTTATGAAATCGTCGGCCTTTCAACGCCCAAGTACCGCCTCGACGAAGACGGGCGCCCCAAAGATTATCGCAACAAGCCCGGATTCTGCATATTCGGGACAGACGCCGGCTACTTCGAGACGCTCGCCGAAGCCGAGAAGCACATCAAGCGGATTGCCGCCCAAGGCGACTGGGACCTCTACGGCTTTGTCGTCAGCGAACGGCCGCTCGGCCACATTATCTCGGGCATGAGGGACATATCCACCAGGCGCTACCTGAAAGACGGCACCCTCTGGCAAGTAAGCAGCACCTCGGGCGTATGCCGTTGCGACGGGAAGAACATGGAACTGGGCGACACCGGCTTTTACGGCAGAGATCCCGAAACCATCCGCTTCAAGGAAGGCGACATCGTAGAAATCGCGAACGATGAATTCGTGGAACTCGCAATCGTCTGGCAAACGCCCGCCACCAAGGAGCAGATGAAACCCATCTGGAATGCACTCCGCGGACCAACCGGCGAAAAATTCCCGGACAACTACCCGGACATACTCGACGACCACTATGTCGTCGCCATCCTCAACCCCCTAGACGCAGACTTCTTCTGCATTAGAACCGACATACCCCCCACAGTCGACGTGCTGCCGCCCTCGCAGCCCGTATCCAAGACACTCGCCGCCAAACTCCGCAAGGCGCTACGGCAAACCAAAAAAGAGGAATGCCCCGAGAATTATGTCCCGAAAGTAGAGGACTTCATCTAACGCAATTGAGTATATTAGAATCCAGACGCCAAGGAGATCTCGCGATGACTCAAAAACTCTGGAACAAATGCAAGAAGTGCGGCTGCGACAAGCCCGAAGACACCGAAAAACTTTGCGAGCAATGCAAGGCAAAGCGGAACC contains these protein-coding regions:
- a CDS encoding RNA-binding domain-containing protein, giving the protein MGDLLKDFNIDSFREGNRFEAKLAKGGFPKSLWETYSSFANTDGGLILLGVKENRDHTFTIEGVENPERMEKLFWDNVNNKNVVNINILGNNNVEIKDINGKKVFWITVPRADRIYRPVFKGTDMFTGTFRRNGEGDYLCSREEVGSLYRDAGHISQDCKIVKEVDLDSLSKETITHYRQRFRLSHDGHVWNYLPDIEFLKKIGAARINQDDGMVYPTAAGLLMFGYESEIVYEYPLYFLDYQEHFDETTRWSDRFVSSSGEWSGNVFDFFFKTVNKLSEDIKRPFKLEGIYRVDDTPVHKAIREILLNTLANADYYGRAGVVIKKYKDYFVFENPGMFRLSIKEAISGGTSDPRNATILKMFSMIDIGERAGSGIPGVFSVWEKEFGLKPEYTQKISLERTITVLKLAEIAQRTSDNCPENVEIAQRNSENCPENDLILPPNCPEIAQRTYLAIVTNPYATIEELSEKMDVSPRTVKYHIALLRDKFIKRIGSDTKGYWEIIEENHQQGEII